A single genomic interval of Lathyrus oleraceus cultivar Zhongwan6 chromosome 7, CAAS_Psat_ZW6_1.0, whole genome shotgun sequence harbors:
- the LOC127106750 gene encoding F-box/kelch-repeat protein SKIP11 gives MSKNIEDRVEDPKEMQEQKNQEEENEKIVIFPSLSKGNNNGKRHVGETSDPCFLIQQLGRDISIHCLLLLSRSDYGSIAALNTSFRSLIRSGELYQLRRKMRIIEHWVYFSCEALKWEAFDPNRGRWMQLPKMICDEYFMLSDKESLAIGTELLVFGKELMAPKIYKYSLLTNMWSVGKMLNTPRCLFASASFGGIGILAGGCDMRGNILSSAELYNSDTGKWETLPNMNKARKMCSGVFMDGKFYVVGGIAADKITQLTCGEEFDMTTKEWREIPKMFSIRNEVLERPQPSGSPPLIAVVKNVLYAADYSQQEVKKYVKGNNSWVTIGGFPQQANSMNGWGLAFRACGDKLVFIGGHSLYDGGMLEINAWVPDENAPQWNRLATKKSRSFVYNCTVMGC, from the coding sequence ATGTCTAAAAACATAGAAGACCGAGTGGAAGATCCTAAGGAAATGCAAGAGCAAAAGAATCAAGAAGAGGAAAATGAAAAGATTGTCATTTTCCCTTCCCTttcaaaaggaaataacaatgGAAAACGGCATGTTGGTGAGACTTCTGATCCATGTTTTCTTATTCAACAACTTGGTCGGGATATATCAATTCATTGTCTCCTTCTATTGTCAAGATCTGATTATGGATCAATTGCTGCATTAAATACAAGTTTTAGATCACTAATTCGATCTGGGGAACTTTATCAACTTAGGAGAAAAATGAGAATAATAGAACATTGGGTTTACTTCAGTTGTGAAGCTCTTAAATGGGAGGCATTTGACCCAAATCGTGGTCGATGGATGCAATTACCTAAAATGATTTGTGATGAATACTTTATGTTGTCTGATAAGGAGTCGTTGGCTATTGGTACCGAGCTTTTAGTTTTTGGTAAGGAATTAATGGCTCCTAAAATTTATAAGTATAGTCTTCTAACAAATATGTGGTCAGTTGGGAAGATGTTGAATACTCCCAGGTGCTTGTTTGCTTCTGCTAGCTTTGGAGGAATTGGCATATTAGCGGGTGGATGTGATATGCGTGGTAACATCTTAAGCTCTGCTGAGCTCTATAACTCTGACACTGGAAAATGGGAAACCCTTCCAAACATGAATAAAGCAAGAAAAATGTGTTCAGGTGTATTTATGGATGGAAAATTTTATGTCGTTGGTGGGATTGCAGCTGATAAAATAACACAACTTACATGCGGTGAAGAGTTTGATATGACGACAAAAGAATGGCGTGAAATACCTAAAATGTTCTCAATACGAAATGAGGTGCTTGAGAGACCACAGCCTTCTGGGTCACCTCCTTTGATTGCTGTTGTAAAAAATGTATTATATGCTGCTGATTATTCACAACAGGAAGTAAAAAAGTATGTTAAAGGAAACAATTCATGGGTTACCATTGGAGGATTTCCTCAGCAAGCAAATTCAATGAATGGTTGGGGACTAGCATTTCGGGCATGTGGAGATAAGCTAGTATTTATTGGAGGTCATAGTCTTTATGATGGAGGCATGCTTGAGATTAATGCTTGGGTTCCAGACGAAAATGCGCCACAGTGGAACCGACTTGCGACAAAGAAATCAAGGAGTTTTGTTTATAACTGCACTGTGATGGGATGTTGA
- the LOC127104736 gene encoding uncharacterized protein LOC127104736 → MRNTIAELPPATAPINGNKSNLWDMVVDGYINPVDASVNKVERRVMTEQQKRDYKNHHKDRTILLNAISYTEYESITNKYTTKSIFNSQRMNYEGKAQVKETKALALIKKYEAFKMEDEETIENMFSRSHEIEIQEDEPKRKRKFVTLKSSGRFGKIKVLQAKTYEDYEEESKEEDELSLLSRHVNQLWKKRQGKFRGQRRKGGHFECIYGFKKAEANKDLTFFEFKEPGHFNNEYPKLKKERPKNNFRGKKKGLMATWDDSKSLGDDFEEEQANMALMACTKAPIETIQLESESESDSEEIFTELTRSELESSLSEVLDKYQKILEKYKDLKKIHLSESETHCKLKKDFSSLSEEKFILKNNNYVPHSKSLKSEKKNISKSSTGSGDIIKKYDKSF, encoded by the exons ATGCGAAACACAATAGCTGAACTTCCACCAGCAACCGCTCCTATAAATG GTAATAAATCTAATCTATGGGATATGGTAGTTGATGGCTACATAAACCCTGTAGATGCAAGTGTCAATAAAGTAGAAAGAAGAGTGATGACGGAACAACAGAAAAGAGATTATAAAAATCATCACAAAGATAGAACTATCTTGTTGAACGCAATTTCATACACTGAGTATGAAAGTATCACCAACAAATATACTACAAAGTCCATATTTAATTCTCAGAGGATGAATTATGAAGGGAAGGCACAAGTCAAAGAAACCAAGGCTCTTGCCTTGATTAAGAAATATGAAGCGTTCAAGATGGAAGACGAGGAAACTattgagaacatgttctcaag AAGTCATGAAATTGAGATTCAGGAAGATGAGCCCAAGAGAAAGAGAAAATTTGTTACTCTGAAGTCTTCGGGAAGGTTTGGAAAGATAAAAGTTCTTCAAGCAAAAACATATGAAGATTATGAAGAGGAatcaaaagaagaagatgaattgtCTCTTCTCTCCAGACATGTTAATCAACTCTGGAAGAAAAGGCAAGGAAAATTCAGAGGACAAAGAAGGAAAGGTGGTCATTTTGAGTGTATTTATGGATTCAAGAAAGCTGAAGCCAACAAAGATCTTACTTTCTTTGAATTCAAGGAACCTGGCCACTTCAATAATGAATatcccaagttaaagaaagaaaGACCTAAGAATAACTTCAGAGGAAAGAAGAAGGGTttgatggctacatgggatgaTTCAAAATCCTTAGGAGACGACTTTGAGGAAGAGCAGGCTAATATGGCACTGATGGCTTGCACAAAAGCTCCTATTGAGACGATTCAATTAGAATCAGAATCTGAGTCAGATTCTGAAGAGATATTTACTGAACTCACTCGCTCTGAACTTGAATCTAGTTTATCAGAAGTTTTGGACAAGTATCAGAAGATTTTGGAAAAATACAAGGATCTGAAGAAGATTCATTTATCTGAGTCAGAAACGCACTGTAAGCTTAAGAAAGATTTCTCAAGTTTGAGTGAAGaaaaatttattttgaaaaacaacaACTATGTACCTCATAGCAAGAGTCTCAAATCCGAGAAGAAAAATATTTCAAAATCCTCTACAGGTTCTGGTGATATCATAAAGAAATATGATAAGTCCTTCTAG